In the genome of Leptolyngbya subtilissima AS-A7, one region contains:
- the uvrB gene encoding excinuclease ABC subunit UvrB, with amino-acid sequence MGDFNIQAPFEPAGDQPKAIAGLTKFLQDNTKYQTLLGATGTGKTHTIARVIDNIGKPALVLAHNKTLAAQLCNELREFFPDNAVEYFISYYDYYQPEAYIPTTDTYIAKTASINDEIDMLRHSATRSLFERKDVIVVASISCIYGLGIPSEYLRASIPLHVGMEVNQRQVLRDLASIQYERNDLDLGRGKFRVKGDVLEIGPAYEDRIIRIEFFGDEIDAVRYVDPITGATLQSMEGISIYPAKHFVTPDDRIEEACQAIKDELLERLAELEKEGKLLEAQRLEQRTRYDLEMIREVGYCNGVENYARHLAGRQAGAPPECLLDYFPKDWLLVIDESHVTIPQIHGMYNGDRSRKMVLIDHGFRLPSAADNRPLKAEEFWEKVNQCVFVSATPGNWEMEISGGKVVEQIIRPTGVLDPEIFVRPTEGQVDDLLGEIKERAARQERVLITTLTKRMAEDLTDYFDEHGIRVRYLHSEIHSIERIEIIQDLREGLYDVLVGVNLLREGLDLPEVSLVAILDADKEGFLRAERSLIQTIGRAARHVQGQAILYADNLTDSMAKAISETERRRAIQTAYNEENGITPTSIIRRNSNSILSFLEVSRRLNAHELEEVYEHKEELPLEEIPELIGQFEKQMKEAAKNLDFEEAAKFRDRIKSLRDQLLGKRS; translated from the coding sequence ATGGGCGACTTCAACATTCAGGCTCCCTTTGAACCTGCGGGAGATCAGCCAAAGGCGATCGCGGGCCTAACCAAGTTTCTGCAAGACAACACCAAGTACCAAACCCTGCTAGGGGCCACGGGCACGGGCAAAACCCACACCATCGCCCGCGTCATCGACAACATTGGCAAGCCCGCCCTGGTGCTAGCCCACAACAAAACCCTCGCCGCGCAGCTCTGCAACGAGCTGCGCGAATTTTTCCCCGACAACGCCGTCGAGTACTTCATTAGCTATTACGACTACTACCAGCCCGAGGCCTACATTCCTACCACCGACACCTATATCGCTAAGACCGCCTCGATCAACGACGAGATCGACATGCTGCGGCACTCGGCCACCCGCTCTCTGTTTGAGCGCAAGGACGTGATTGTAGTCGCTTCAATCAGCTGCATCTACGGTCTAGGGATTCCGTCGGAATACTTAAGAGCCTCGATTCCGCTGCACGTGGGCATGGAGGTTAACCAGCGCCAGGTGCTGCGCGATCTGGCCTCAATTCAGTACGAGCGCAACGATTTAGACTTGGGCCGAGGCAAGTTTCGGGTCAAGGGCGACGTGCTGGAGATCGGCCCCGCCTACGAAGACCGCATCATCCGCATCGAGTTCTTTGGCGACGAGATCGACGCCGTGCGCTACGTTGACCCCATCACCGGGGCCACCCTGCAAAGCATGGAAGGCATCAGCATCTACCCGGCCAAGCACTTTGTCACCCCCGACGATCGCATCGAAGAGGCCTGCCAGGCGATTAAAGATGAGCTGCTAGAGCGGCTAGCGGAGCTGGAGAAAGAGGGGAAGTTACTGGAGGCCCAGCGCCTAGAGCAGCGCACCCGCTACGACCTGGAGATGATCCGCGAGGTGGGCTACTGCAACGGGGTGGAAAACTACGCCCGCCACCTGGCCGGTCGTCAGGCGGGAGCGCCGCCAGAGTGTCTGCTCGACTACTTCCCCAAGGACTGGCTGTTGGTGATTGACGAGTCCCACGTCACCATTCCCCAAATTCACGGCATGTACAACGGCGATCGCAGCCGCAAGATGGTGCTAATCGACCACGGCTTTCGCCTGCCCAGCGCCGCCGACAACCGCCCCCTCAAAGCCGAAGAATTTTGGGAGAAGGTGAATCAGTGCGTCTTTGTCTCCGCTACCCCTGGCAACTGGGAGATGGAGATCTCAGGCGGCAAGGTGGTCGAGCAGATTATTCGTCCCACTGGCGTGCTCGACCCGGAGATCTTTGTGCGCCCTACAGAAGGCCAGGTGGATGACCTGCTGGGCGAAATTAAGGAGCGGGCCGCGCGCCAGGAACGGGTGCTGATCACCACTCTGACCAAGCGCATGGCCGAGGACCTCACCGACTACTTCGATGAGCACGGCATTCGCGTGCGCTACCTGCACTCCGAGATCCACTCCATTGAGCGGATTGAGATCATTCAAGACCTACGGGAAGGGCTCTACGACGTGCTGGTAGGGGTCAACCTGCTGCGGGAGGGGCTCGATTTGCCCGAAGTTTCCCTGGTGGCGATTTTGGACGCCGATAAGGAAGGGTTTTTGCGGGCGGAGCGATCGCTGATTCAAACTATCGGCCGCGCAGCCCGTCACGTGCAGGGGCAGGCGATTCTTTACGCCGACAACTTGACCGACAGCATGGCCAAAGCCATTAGCGAAACCGAGCGCCGTCGCGCCATTCAAACCGCCTACAACGAGGAGAACGGCATTACGCCCACCTCGATTATTCGCCGCAACAGCAACTCGATTCTGTCGTTTCTCGAAGTGTCGCGCCGCCTCAATGCCCACGAGCTAGAGGAGGTTTACGAGCACAAAGAAGAGCTACCCCTGGAAGAAATTCCCGAACTGATTGGCCAGTTTGAGAAGCAGATGAAAGAGGCGGCGAAGAACCTCGATTTTGAAGAGGCGGCTAAGTTTCGCGATCGCATCAAATCCCTGCGCGATCAGCTCTTGGGTAAGCGATCGTAG
- a CDS encoding HipA family kinase, which produces MRTVVATRYVTPLREGGSLPAIVEADDDGMYVLKFRGAGQGVKSLIAELVAGEIARAVGLLVPEIVLIEVDAELARTEPDPEIQDLIRASVGLNLALDYLPSSITFDPVAQQPDAALASAIVWLDAYVTNIDRTARNTNMLMWHRRLWLIDHGVALYFHHSWNNYLERSRTPFPGIKDHVLLRFASQLTEVDATMTAQLTPELITGIVNLIPEPWLLEGSPFTDSQHHREAYIEYLLKRLEPPHAFLEEAIRARSGHL; this is translated from the coding sequence TTGCGAACCGTTGTTGCCACCCGATACGTCACTCCCCTGCGGGAGGGAGGCTCTCTCCCCGCCATTGTGGAAGCTGACGATGATGGCATGTATGTGCTGAAGTTTCGGGGTGCCGGTCAGGGGGTCAAATCTCTGATTGCTGAACTCGTGGCTGGAGAAATTGCGCGGGCCGTCGGCCTGCTGGTGCCCGAAATTGTCCTGATCGAAGTTGATGCTGAACTGGCCCGTACCGAACCCGACCCCGAAATTCAAGATTTGATTCGAGCCAGTGTAGGTCTCAACCTGGCCCTCGACTACCTGCCCAGCTCCATCACCTTTGACCCCGTTGCCCAACAGCCCGATGCCGCCCTGGCCTCGGCCATTGTCTGGCTCGATGCCTACGTCACCAATATCGATCGCACCGCCCGCAATACCAACATGCTGATGTGGCACCGCCGCCTCTGGCTGATTGATCACGGTGTTGCCCTCTATTTTCATCACAGCTGGAACAACTACTTAGAGCGCAGCCGCACCCCCTTCCCCGGCATCAAAGATCACGTTTTGCTGCGGTTTGCTAGTCAGCTAACAGAGGTCGATGCCACCATGACAGCCCAGCTAACGCCGGAGCTCATTACTGGCATCGTCAACCTAATTCCAGAGCCCTGGCTGCTGGAGGGTTCTCCGTTTACCGATAGCCAACACCATCGCGAGGCTTATATTGAGTATCTGCTGAAGCGGCTAGAGCCACCCCACGCTTTCTTAGAGGAGGCCATTCGTGCACGATCAGGTCACCTATGA
- a CDS encoding DUF3037 domain-containing protein — MHDQVTYDYAIIRVVPKVEREEFVNVGVIVSCSTRKFLEAKIELIPQRLLALDPTLDLETVEGYLNTIPIICAGEIQAGVIGQLPQRERFGWLVAPRSTIIQTSRVHTGLCRDLSAVIEHLLATMVRPLQFPLEKS; from the coding sequence GTGCACGATCAGGTCACCTATGATTACGCCATTATTCGGGTGGTACCTAAGGTTGAGCGAGAAGAGTTTGTCAACGTAGGTGTGATTGTTTCATGCTCGACGCGCAAATTCCTCGAAGCCAAAATTGAACTCATTCCGCAACGGCTGTTGGCCCTTGACCCTACCCTAGACTTAGAAACAGTCGAAGGTTATTTAAACACTATCCCGATCATTTGCGCTGGCGAAATCCAGGCGGGCGTCATTGGTCAACTGCCCCAGCGAGAACGGTTTGGCTGGCTGGTTGCCCCCCGCAGCACGATCATTCAAACCTCACGGGTGCATACCGGTCTGTGTAGAGATCTATCGGCTGTAATCGAACACCTTCTGGCCACTATGGTGCGTCCACTCCAGTTTCCCCTAGAGAAAAGCTAA
- a CDS encoding PepSY-associated TM helix domain-containing protein — protein MNPSNLVVRQSPAALSPGNRFYRTVWRWHFYAGLFVIPFMVILAATGIVYLFKPQLDAAMYNNLMFVQPDLVTLPYVEQVQSVESAYPAAVINQVTPPAAANRSTEVLVTTANERNLMVFVDPHSGEILGDRDEDNNLQAIARKIHGELLIGKLGDYLVELAACWGLVLLITGLYLWWPRQKFAVLGTLIPRLWSQNKRIFWRDLHAVPGFYGVLLIGFLILTGLPWTGFWGDTFAQVSSQFPTQMWDDIPQSVVLTGSLNQRGQVVPWAVEQLPIPQSAPSGQTDHSGHHSESTPAQMGLASGIPISLDAVIALAQAKGAPPGFNVTLPAGETGVFTISAFPPDPTQEVTMHVDQYSGAVLADVRWQDYGLVPRAVEMGTAIHMGRYFGFANQLLMLVAALIVMLLAITGVVMWWQRRPQEAGLIGAPAMPAYVQNWRIPLAIVAVLGLIFPLIGLSLVVVLLLDYVLLSRIPALRRVFN, from the coding sequence ATGAATCCCTCCAACCTGGTTGTAAGGCAATCTCCAGCAGCTCTATCGCCTGGCAATCGGTTTTATCGCACGGTGTGGCGCTGGCACTTCTATGCTGGGTTGTTTGTGATTCCCTTCATGGTGATCCTGGCCGCGACGGGCATTGTTTATCTGTTTAAGCCCCAGCTAGATGCGGCCATGTACAACAACCTCATGTTTGTGCAGCCTGACCTGGTGACCCTGCCCTACGTTGAGCAGGTACAGTCCGTCGAAAGCGCGTATCCTGCAGCTGTAATTAATCAGGTTACGCCTCCTGCTGCCGCAAATCGCAGTACTGAAGTGTTGGTAACAACGGCGAATGAGCGCAATCTGATGGTATTCGTCGACCCTCACAGCGGCGAGATCTTGGGCGATCGCGATGAGGACAACAACCTACAGGCGATCGCCCGAAAGATTCATGGCGAGTTACTAATTGGCAAGCTAGGTGACTATTTAGTTGAGCTAGCCGCCTGTTGGGGTTTAGTACTGTTAATCACAGGGCTGTATTTGTGGTGGCCGCGCCAAAAGTTTGCTGTCTTGGGCACATTAATCCCGCGCCTCTGGAGCCAAAACAAACGGATATTTTGGCGAGATTTACATGCCGTGCCGGGGTTTTATGGCGTTCTTTTAATTGGGTTTCTAATCCTTACCGGCTTACCCTGGACGGGTTTTTGGGGAGACACCTTTGCCCAAGTGTCGAGCCAGTTTCCTACCCAAATGTGGGATGACATCCCCCAATCAGTTGTGTTGACGGGCTCGTTAAACCAGCGAGGTCAGGTAGTGCCCTGGGCCGTAGAACAGCTACCCATACCCCAATCTGCTCCCTCGGGCCAAACCGATCATTCGGGTCACCATAGCGAGTCAACACCGGCTCAGATGGGCCTGGCCTCTGGCATTCCCATTAGCCTTGACGCTGTGATCGCCCTAGCCCAGGCCAAAGGTGCGCCCCCTGGCTTTAATGTGACGTTGCCGGCAGGAGAGACCGGAGTATTCACGATCTCGGCTTTTCCGCCTGATCCAACCCAAGAAGTCACCATGCATGTTGATCAGTACAGCGGTGCCGTGCTGGCCGATGTGCGCTGGCAAGATTATGGTCTTGTTCCTAGAGCCGTGGAGATGGGAACGGCCATTCACATGGGGAGATATTTTGGGTTCGCCAATCAGTTGCTCATGCTGGTGGCAGCGTTGATTGTGATGCTGCTGGCCATCACCGGAGTTGTGATGTGGTGGCAGCGTCGGCCCCAGGAGGCTGGGCTAATCGGCGCTCCGGCCATGCCTGCCTATGTACAAAACTGGCGCATTCCATTGGCAATTGTTGCAGTTCTGGGGCTGATATTTCCCCTAATTGGTCTTTCACTGGTCGTTGTGCTGCTGCTGGACTACGTTTTGCTGAGCCGTATTCCTGCACTCAGACGCGTCTTCAATTAA
- a CDS encoding cytochrome P450: MTQLLGAPLVWLPLGLGAIALLTWQRWAKQQRFKSLRSLPSPPQHWLLGNIPQLLGAVKNRQLFQILFDWSKELGPKYVYWVGYPVLVLSQPKLIDSTIVQGTRDGSLVRTGQSQRAWNDLMGPIMIGKDGAEWQWRRKAWNPEFSSSGVSHYMTLVDQACQQTLTQLQATPPGEPVPMDPLFVELTMRVIAALVLGIPIDPSQPSPEGPPLEIEPTYDAMAVLTYRFLRMAVGEKAWRKYLPTQASKDYWAARRYLEDCLRSRLDLALELRDGDSVALEKASPLFQQSMLVKIAAKEPRYTRATLLPEIVEMLIAGTDTTAHTLSLAVGELALNPSVFQQAQATVDRVFDQQGTLTLASLKELSYLQGVVKETLRLYSVASGTTSLQATRDIVVDDITVPAGARVFWSMLGAGRDPETYPQPDKFWPDRWLTENRQTPAPPMIDFGSGPHRCLGEHLAMLESTLMLAQLLRHFDWELVNGRSSVENLKQNLLIYPVDRMPVYLQHRSH, translated from the coding sequence ATGACTCAGTTGTTGGGTGCTCCGCTTGTTTGGCTGCCACTGGGCTTGGGAGCGATCGCTCTGTTGACATGGCAGCGATGGGCTAAGCAACAGCGCTTTAAGTCGCTACGATCGCTCCCCTCTCCGCCCCAGCACTGGCTGCTGGGCAACATTCCCCAACTGCTAGGGGCGGTCAAAAATCGGCAGCTCTTTCAAATTTTGTTTGACTGGTCTAAGGAACTTGGCCCCAAGTATGTCTACTGGGTCGGCTATCCAGTACTGGTGCTCAGCCAGCCCAAACTGATCGACAGCACCATTGTGCAGGGCACCCGCGACGGCAGCCTTGTGCGCACCGGCCAGTCGCAGCGCGCCTGGAACGATCTGATGGGGCCGATCATGATCGGGAAGGATGGGGCCGAATGGCAGTGGCGACGCAAGGCCTGGAACCCAGAATTTAGCTCCAGTGGCGTGAGTCACTATATGACCCTAGTCGATCAAGCCTGCCAGCAGACTCTGACCCAGCTGCAAGCCACCCCGCCGGGGGAGCCGGTGCCGATGGATCCGCTGTTTGTGGAGCTGACCATGCGGGTGATTGCGGCTCTGGTGCTGGGCATTCCTATCGACCCCAGCCAGCCCAGCCCCGAAGGGCCGCCCCTGGAGATTGAGCCGACCTACGACGCCATGGCGGTCTTGACCTATCGGTTCTTGCGGATGGCCGTCGGTGAGAAGGCCTGGAGAAAATATTTGCCAACCCAGGCCAGCAAAGACTACTGGGCCGCCCGCCGCTATCTGGAAGACTGCTTGCGATCGCGCCTCGACCTGGCACTAGAGCTACGCGATGGCGACTCCGTTGCATTAGAGAAAGCCAGCCCACTCTTCCAACAGTCGATGCTGGTCAAAATTGCCGCCAAAGAGCCCCGCTACACCCGCGCCACCCTGCTGCCCGAGATTGTCGAAATGCTGATCGCCGGCACAGACACCACCGCCCACACCCTGTCCCTTGCGGTGGGCGAGCTGGCCCTCAACCCCTCGGTGTTTCAGCAAGCTCAGGCCACCGTCGATCGCGTCTTTGACCAGCAGGGCACCCTCACGCTGGCCAGCCTCAAAGAGTTGAGCTACCTGCAAGGAGTCGTTAAAGAAACCCTGCGGCTTTATTCCGTTGCGTCGGGCACAACCTCGCTGCAAGCCACCCGAGACATCGTGGTTGACGACATCACAGTACCCGCCGGAGCGCGCGTATTTTGGTCAATGCTGGGGGCCGGGCGCGACCCCGAGACCTATCCCCAGCCCGACAAGTTTTGGCCCGATCGCTGGCTCACCGAAAACCGCCAGACCCCAGCCCCACCGATGATTGACTTTGGCTCTGGTCCCCACCGCTGCCTGGGTGAGCACCTGGCCATGTTGGAATCGACCCTAATGCTGGCCCAGCTGCTGCGGCACTTTGACTGGGAGCTAGTCAATGGGCGATCGTCGGTGGAAAACCTGAAACAGAATTTGCTGATTTACCCCGTAGATAGAATGCCGGTCTATCTGCAACACCGTAGCCATTAG
- a CDS encoding universal stress protein, with the protein MFKKILVALDNSARRHEVFQKALDLAEATRANLMLVHVLSAYEEGSPGIPIRSYQAYYPVLEDSTWRLYQKRWEEFEAQGIAQLRQELDRAQSAGVSAEFTQISGEPAATICSVANSWGADLIMVGSHGRRGLSELLLGSVSNYVMHHADCSVLVVHHNNGKPTTPAETTTARART; encoded by the coding sequence ATGTTTAAGAAAATTTTGGTTGCTCTCGACAATTCTGCCCGCCGCCACGAGGTGTTTCAAAAAGCCCTCGACCTGGCCGAAGCCACTCGGGCCAACCTCATGCTCGTGCACGTGCTTTCGGCCTACGAAGAGGGTAGCCCCGGCATTCCCATTCGCTCGTACCAGGCCTATTACCCCGTGCTGGAAGACTCGACCTGGCGACTCTACCAAAAACGTTGGGAAGAATTTGAGGCCCAGGGCATTGCCCAACTACGGCAAGAACTCGATCGCGCCCAGTCGGCGGGCGTCAGCGCCGAATTTACTCAGATATCTGGGGAACCCGCCGCCACCATTTGTAGTGTGGCTAACTCCTGGGGCGCTGATTTGATCATGGTAGGCAGCCACGGCCGCCGGGGCCTGAGCGAACTGCTGCTGGGTAGCGTGAGCAACTACGTCATGCACCATGCCGACTGCTCAGTGCTGGTGGTGCACCACAACAATGGCAAACCAACCACCCCTGCCGAGACTACTACGGCCAGGGCTAGAACCTAG
- a CDS encoding HNH endonuclease — MPCQLCQRPVDDLTEHHLMPRQYTKRRHLPTSETVLLCRPCHKQIHTLFDNHTLAKDLNTLEQLQAEPRIQKFVAWVRKQQPHKRVRSYR, encoded by the coding sequence ATGCCCTGCCAGTTGTGCCAGCGTCCCGTAGATGATCTCACCGAACACCACTTGATGCCGCGCCAATACACCAAGCGTCGCCACCTGCCCACTAGCGAGACGGTGCTGCTGTGCCGCCCCTGCCACAAACAGATTCACACCCTGTTTGACAATCACACCCTAGCCAAAGACCTGAATACGTTAGAGCAGCTACAGGCAGAACCCAGGATCCAGAAGTTTGTCGCCTGGGTTCGAAAACAGCAGCCCCATAAGCGGGTGAGAAGCTATCGATAG
- the rpsD gene encoding 30S ribosomal protein S4 has translation MARYRGARLRVVRRLGELPGLSRKSPRKAYPPGQHGQDRKKKSEYAVRLEEKQKLRFNYGLTEKQLLRYVKKARRAGGSTGLVILQLLEMRLDNTVFRLGFGPTIPSARQVVNHGHICVNGRVVSIPSYQCRAGDVITVRDREASKKLVEANLEFPGLANVPAHLELDKAKLTAKVNGIIEREWVALNVNELLVVEYYSRKA, from the coding sequence ATGGCGCGATATAGAGGCGCTCGCCTGCGGGTTGTACGCCGCTTGGGTGAGCTACCGGGTCTGTCCCGCAAATCCCCCCGTAAGGCTTATCCGCCGGGGCAGCACGGTCAAGACCGCAAGAAAAAATCTGAGTACGCAGTCCGGCTTGAAGAAAAGCAGAAGCTGCGGTTTAACTACGGTTTGACCGAAAAGCAGCTGCTTCGCTACGTGAAGAAAGCTCGTCGGGCTGGTGGTTCGACTGGTTTGGTGATTCTACAGCTGCTTGAAATGCGGCTTGACAACACCGTGTTTCGCCTTGGCTTTGGGCCGACCATTCCTTCGGCGCGGCAGGTGGTCAACCACGGCCACATCTGCGTGAATGGCCGCGTGGTGTCGATTCCTAGCTATCAGTGCCGTGCCGGTGATGTGATCACCGTGCGCGATCGCGAAGCTTCCAAAAAATTGGTCGAAGCCAACCTGGAGTTCCCCGGTTTGGCCAACGTGCCCGCCCACCTCGAGCTTGACAAAGCCAAGCTCACCGCTAAGGTCAATGGCATCATTGAGCGCGAGTGGGTGGCCCTCAATGTCAACGAACTGCTTGTGGTTGAGTACTACTCCCGTAAGGCCTAA
- a CDS encoding amino acid ABC transporter ATP-binding protein — translation MTTTMTAIATPVIACENLYKSYGSLEVLKGVSTTFTKGDVVSIIGPSGCGKSTFLRCLNRLEAINQGHLEVMGQDMSAPKLPWKALYHLRSQVSMVFQHFNLFPHLTVIENLMLSPRKVLKHSDADCRDLASQYLAKVGLGDRADAYPEQLSGGQKQRVAIARSLCMQPEAILFDEPTSALDPELVGEVLGVMRQLAEEGMTMIVVTHEMQFAREVSSRVLFFNNGIIEEEGIPAEVFSNPRSDRLRSFLSRLSQHQ, via the coding sequence ATGACGACCACCATGACCGCGATCGCCACCCCCGTAATTGCCTGCGAAAACTTGTACAAAAGCTACGGCTCGCTGGAGGTCTTAAAAGGGGTAAGCACCACCTTTACTAAGGGCGATGTGGTGTCGATTATTGGCCCCTCGGGCTGCGGCAAGAGTACGTTTCTACGCTGCCTCAATCGGCTAGAGGCCATCAACCAGGGCCACCTAGAGGTGATGGGCCAAGACATGTCAGCCCCAAAACTGCCCTGGAAGGCGCTCTACCACCTGCGCAGCCAGGTAAGCATGGTGTTTCAGCACTTCAATCTGTTTCCTCACCTGACGGTGATTGAGAATTTGATGCTCTCGCCCCGCAAGGTGCTCAAGCACTCTGATGCCGACTGTCGCGACCTGGCCAGCCAGTACCTGGCGAAGGTGGGCCTAGGCGATCGCGCCGATGCCTATCCCGAGCAGCTCTCGGGTGGGCAAAAGCAGCGGGTGGCGATCGCCCGTAGCCTCTGCATGCAGCCCGAAGCCATTCTGTTTGACGAGCCCACTAGCGCCCTCGACCCCGAACTGGTGGGCGAGGTGCTGGGCGTCATGCGCCAGCTCGCCGAAGAGGGCATGACCATGATTGTGGTCACCCACGAAATGCAGTTTGCCCGCGAAGTCTCCAGCCGAGTGCTGTTCTTCAACAACGGCATCATTGAAGAAGAGGGCATCCCCGCCGAGGTGTTTAGCAACCCCCGCAGCGATCGCCTGAGATCCTTCCTCAGCCGCCTGAGTCAGCATCAGTAA
- a CDS encoding ABC transporter permease subunit (The N-terminal region of this protein, as described by TIGR01726, is a three transmembrane segment that identifies a subfamily of ABC transporter permease subunits, which specificities that include histidine, arginine, glutamine, glutamate, L-cystine (sic), the opines (in Agrobacterium) octopine and nopaline, etc.), which yields MVFRLFSSRWLKRCLALVLGLLLGIGAAQLTGLAQDAPTVWEVGTEPAFPPFEMKDDSGNLVGFDIELMTAMGEAAGREVRFITLPFDGLIPALQSRTIDAAISGMTVTAERAQTIDFTRPYFKAGLAIAVRQDNNDITTLEDLEGKRIAVAIGTTGADQAGQVEGATVSTFDNSPLALQELLNGRVDAVVNDLPVTLYAIREANLEGLKIVGELVTEEYYGIAIPKNSEELTAMNDALATLLQDGTYAEIYQRWFSGEPPELPVVAPSLADAGTASGLAWGRLFQNLIRGAWITILLTASSFFLGLIGGSLVAFAMISPIKPLRWLCRIYVDFFRGTPMLVQLFMIYFGLPALFQSLGFDLSFNRIFAAVLALSLNVAAYLAEILRGGIQSIDRGQWEAGESLAMNPVETMRYVVFPQAFRRILPPLGNEFITLIKDTSLAAVIGFEELFRQGQLTVATTYRAFEVYLAVAIVYLVMTSLASFVFKRLEAYMDPINRPRKAKKDPVPSAIGV from the coding sequence ATGGTTTTTCGTCTGTTTAGCTCACGCTGGTTGAAGCGCTGTTTAGCTTTGGTGCTAGGACTGCTGCTTGGGATCGGGGCAGCTCAGCTGACCGGTCTGGCTCAAGATGCTCCAACGGTGTGGGAGGTGGGCACTGAACCTGCCTTTCCGCCCTTTGAGATGAAGGACGACAGTGGCAACTTGGTTGGCTTTGACATTGAGCTGATGACAGCGATGGGGGAAGCCGCTGGGCGAGAGGTGAGGTTTATTACCTTGCCCTTTGATGGCTTGATTCCGGCGCTACAGTCGAGAACCATCGATGCGGCGATCAGCGGCATGACCGTTACCGCCGAACGGGCTCAAACCATTGATTTCACCCGGCCCTACTTCAAGGCGGGTTTGGCGATCGCCGTTCGCCAGGACAACAACGACATCACAACCCTAGAAGATTTAGAAGGCAAGCGCATTGCGGTGGCGATCGGCACCACCGGAGCCGACCAAGCTGGCCAGGTAGAAGGGGCTACCGTCAGCACCTTTGACAACTCGCCCCTGGCTCTGCAAGAGCTGCTCAACGGTCGGGTAGATGCCGTGGTCAACGACCTGCCTGTCACCCTCTATGCCATTCGCGAGGCCAATCTCGAGGGCCTCAAAATTGTCGGCGAGCTAGTCACCGAAGAGTATTACGGGATTGCCATCCCCAAAAACTCTGAAGAACTGACGGCGATGAATGATGCCCTCGCCACCTTGCTGCAAGACGGCACCTACGCCGAGATCTACCAGCGCTGGTTTTCTGGCGAGCCGCCGGAGCTGCCGGTAGTCGCTCCATCCTTGGCCGACGCCGGCACGGCCTCGGGTCTGGCCTGGGGGCGGCTGTTCCAAAACCTGATACGCGGCGCGTGGATCACCATTCTGCTGACCGCATCCTCGTTCTTTCTAGGGCTGATTGGCGGGTCACTGGTGGCCTTTGCGATGATTTCGCCCATTAAACCTCTGCGCTGGCTGTGCCGCATCTACGTCGACTTCTTTCGCGGCACGCCCATGCTGGTGCAGCTGTTTATGATCTACTTCGGCCTGCCCGCCCTGTTCCAAAGCCTGGGCTTTGACCTCAGCTTTAACCGCATCTTTGCCGCCGTACTGGCCCTCAGCCTCAACGTAGCCGCCTACCTGGCGGAGATTCTGCGCGGCGGCATTCAGTCCATCGATCGCGGCCAGTGGGAGGCGGGCGAATCCCTCGCGATGAATCCGGTCGAGACTATGCGCTACGTCGTCTTTCCTCAGGCTTTTCGGCGCATTTTGCCCCCCCTGGGTAACGAGTTCATTACCCTGATCAAAGACACCAGCTTGGCGGCAGTAATCGGCTTTGAAGAACTGTTCCGTCAGGGGCAGCTAACGGTGGCAACCACCTACCGCGCCTTTGAGGTGTATCTGGCAGTGGCGATCGTCTATCTGGTGATGACCTCCCTGGCATCCTTTGTCTTTAAGCGCCTAGAGGCCTACATGGACCCAATCAACCGGCCCCGGAAAGCAAAGAAAGACCCAGTGCCCTCTGCGATCGGGGTTTAG